The Spirosoma sp. SC4-14 DNA window ACCGATATACCCCATGCGCTGAGAGGGTATCAGGCCGACATCGACGGAAAAAATAACTACACAGGCCAGAACTACGAAGAACGGAAACGGACAACCCTGGCCTACCGTGGTCAGAAAACGGTTATCGAACCCTATACCGGGGAAAATACACCAGAAGCCATACGGGCCAAAGTAAGCCGGAATGCCTGGACGGGTATGAAAGTAGTAGGTTCGCTGGGTAGTTCCGATTCGTTGAAAACCCTCATCAAGCCCGGCGACTGGAATACGTTCCACCTCGTTATCAAAGGCAATCATTTACAGCACTATATCAATGATGTACTGATGAGCGATGTGACGGACGACGATACCGTAAACGGAAAAGCAAAGGGTCTGCTTGGCGTACAGGTACACGTTGGCCCGCCCATGAAAGTGCAATATCGGAATTTGATGTTAAAGCAAATGTAATCTTCGGTTTACGGTATTCAGTTTATGGTGGCTCCGCCTATCAGCATACATCCTACTAAAGCAGCGATACCGTAAACCGAAACCGTAAACCACAAACCGAATTCCCCCTTGACATTACCTCCCTGGCATAATAAAGTATCGAATACCGCTCAGATCGGTGGCATCGAAACCTCTGTTCTGGACAATGGTTCCGGTCGGGGAACCCGCATTGCCTGGATCAACACAGGCACCGGACTCCGCTATAAAGTTGTTCTTGATCGGGCTATGGATATTGCCGACGCTTTTTATAATCAGCACAGCCTGGCCTGGCTGAGTCATGTTGGCATCACTCCTCCCGAGCCCTTTTCAGATCAGGGAATCGATTGGTTACGAACCTTTACGGGTGGTTTACTCACCACCTGCGGACTCACTCATGTAGGCGGTCCCGAGCAGGATGCCTATGGAAGCCGTGGCCTGCATGGGCACATCAGCCACACCCCCGCCGAAATTGAGTCCATTGTTCAGCCTGACCCAGCCAGGGGTTTGCTGGACATGAGTATTACGGGGCGCATGAAAGAAACACGTGTATTTGGGCCAAGTCTGGAGTTAAGGCGTACCATTTCCGGAACACTCGGCCAGGCAACGATCCGAATCCACGACGAAGTGATTAACCGGGCTAATACGCCTGCCCCGCATATGCTGCTCTATCATTTCAACTTCGGCTGGCCACTA harbors:
- a CDS encoding aldose 1-epimerase family protein; amino-acid sequence: MTLPPWHNKVSNTAQIGGIETSVLDNGSGRGTRIAWINTGTGLRYKVVLDRAMDIADAFYNQHSLAWLSHVGITPPEPFSDQGIDWLRTFTGGLLTTCGLTHVGGPEQDAYGSRGLHGHISHTPAEIESIVQPDPARGLLDMSITGRMKETRVFGPSLELRRTISGTLGQATIRIHDEVINRANTPAPHMLLYHFNFGWPLVDEGTDILWQGSWQTREGGLNGETFREGNHFRKCPAPQESHNGTGEAVAFIDIRPDESGLCSTGLYNDNLKLALALRFPKNQLPWLTNWQHWGKGEYVTGIEPGTHPPIGQAQAREQGSLLRIEPGQSRTYDLELEVLTDSTLIHEFVSKYI
- a CDS encoding DUF1080 domain-containing protein — translated: MLRNMQSKFLPVGLMLAIVLTAGIGTASLGQSKKSKKEKGYVQIFDGKTLKGWDGDPTYWKVEDGCLTGEITPSTLLKTNNFIIWQGGEPGDFELKGEFKITETGNSGINYRSDQLTDIPHALRGYQADIDGKNNYTGQNYEERKRTTLAYRGQKTVIEPYTGENTPEAIRAKVSRNAWTGMKVVGSLGSSDSLKTLIKPGDWNTFHLVIKGNHLQHYINDVLMSDVTDDDTVNGKAKGLLGVQVHVGPPMKVQYRNLMLKQM